Genomic DNA from Nonomuraea rubra:
CACCCGCGGGCCCGCCGCCAGGCGTCCCCGGGCAGCCCGGCCGCCTCGCGGAAGACCCGCCGCTCGGGACCGTCGAAGTGGGTCCACGCCATGACCAGGTCGCAGGCGGGGTCGCCGATGCCGCAGGTGCCGAAGTCGATGACCGCCGACAACCGCCCGCCGCGCACGAGCAGGTTGCCGGGCGCGACGTCGCCGTGGAACCACACCGGCGCCCCCTGCCACGCCGAGTCCACCGCGTCCGCCCACACGGCCCGGCACGCCGCGGCGTCGACCTCACCGTCCAGCCTGCGCAGAGCCTCCTCGACCTCGCCGCTCAGCACCTGCGGGTGGCACCCGCGCCGGTGCGAGTGCGCTCCGGCGGCGGGCCCGTGCCGGACCGGGGCGGCACGGAGCGCGGCCAGGAAACCCCCGAGGTCCCGGGCCAGCGCCGGCCGGTCGACGTCCGCGGCGCCCTCCACGGTGTCTCCGGGCAACCACCGCCGCACCGACCAGGGGAACGGGTACCCCGCCCCCGGCCGGCCGGTCGCGACGGGGGCCGGCACGGGCAGTGGCAGGTGCCCGGCCAGCAGCGGCAGGCAGCGGTCCTCCTTGCCGACACCCGCCGCGTACGCGCCGCCGCTGGGCAGGCGCGCGGCCAGCCGGTCGCCGAGCCGGAAGGTCCGGTTGTCCCAGCCCTGGCGGGTCACAGGCGTCACCGGCAGCTCCGCCCAGCCGGGGAACTGCTCGGCGACCAGGGCCCGTACGAGATCAGCGGTGATGTCGATCACGACGCTGATTCTGTCTCGGACCTCCCGCCCGCCGGCGACGGGGACCGCACGACGCCGCAGGTGGGGTGCGCGACCGCCTAGCCGGGCCGCACGACGCCATAGGTGGACTGCACGACGCCCGCCCCGAACACCCGGGTCGACACGTGCGCGAGCGGCACGTCCCGCCCGACCGGCCCGAACAGCGGCAACCCGCTGCCGATCAGCACCGGCACCGTGGTGATGGTCAGCTCGTCGATCAGCCCCTCGCGCAGGAACGTGCGGATGACCTGCCCGCCGTCCACGTACACGCTCTTGGTGCCCCGCTCCTCCAGAGCCCGCAGCAGCGAGCCCAGATCGCGGTGAACGGTGACGCGCGGGTCGGCGCCGAGCGGAAGGGTGGTGCTGAGGACGGCGCAGTGCCTGCCCTCGTGCGGCCACGGATCGTAGGTCAGGCCCGGCTCGTAGGTGCCGCGCCCCATGACGACGGTGTCGATGCCGTCGATGAACTCCTGGTAGCCCAGGTCGCCACCGGCGGCCTCACCCCGGCTGGTGAGCCAGTGGAGATCACCGTCCTCCCGGGCGATGAAGCCGTCGAGGCTGACCCCGATGAACACCGAGCACGTGAACGGACGGCCTGCGGACATATGAGCGCTCTCCCCGTTAGTAAATGACTCTTCGTTTATAAACCTAGCGAGCCGGGCCACGTTTGTAAACGCAGATTCAGGAACGGGGCGGCTTCCGTCGGTCCGGACCGTCATGATGGGGCCATGGCTTCATGGCAGGAGTTCGAGACCCAGGCGCCGGAGCTGGCCAAGGCCGCCCGCCGGCTGATGGACACCTACACGCACAAGGTCCTGGCGACCTTGCGCAAGGACGGCTCGCCCAGGGTGAGCGGCATCGAGACGAGTTTCAGGGACGGCGACCTGTGGACCGGCTCGATGGCGCGCGCAGTGAAGGCTGCCGACCTGCGCCGCGATCCGCGCATGGCCATCCACGTCACTTCCCGCGATCCAGGGTCCGACCCGTCCTCGTGGGAAGGGGACCTGAAGCTGTCCGGCCGGGCGGTGGAGATCACCGACCCCGCGGCGCTGGCCGCGTCCGGGCAGCACGAGGCCGGCTCGCACCTGTTCCGGATCGAGCTGACCGAGGTGGCCTGGACCAGGGTGCAGGGCGACGAGCTCGTCATCGCCGCCTGGCGCGAGGGGGTGGGCGAGCGGGAGTTCCGCCGTAAGTGATCTACAATGTAAAGGCGCCCGGCCGTCACCGGCACCAGAAGGCGTCGTGGGCGCGCTGGTCGGCCACATACTCCCAGCGTTCCGCGACCAGCCCTCGCTCGAAGCGGTAGACGTTGAAATCGTCCATCTCGACGCGCTCTCCACGGCGCTTCGCCGTCCAGCGGTGCAGGATGACCGCGTGGGAGTCGTCGGCCTGGACGGAGAGCAGCGCGGTCCGGAAGGTGCCGCCCGTCTCTTCGCGCACGAGCGTGCCGAGCCTGACGACGGCGTCCTTGCCGCGATGCTCGCCACGTGCCGGCTAGTGGACGGCGAAGCCGCCGTCCACGAAGAGCATCTGGCCGGTGACGAACGCGCACGCGTTCCCGGCCAGGAACACCGCGGCGCCCGCGAAGTCCTCCGGCACCCCGTTGCGGCCCACCATGTGGCGCGCGGCCAGCGCCTCGACCCGGCCGGGGATCGCCTGGGCGGGCTCGGTCAGCGGCGTCAGCACGAACCCGGGGATGATCGTGTTCACGCACACGCCGGCCGCCGACCAGGCCTCGGCCTGGGAGCGGGTCAGCCCGGCCAGGCCGGCCTTGGCGGCGCCGTAGATGCCGCTGTCGCCGAAGGCGCTGATGGACTGCTGCGAGCCGACGTTGATGATGCGGCCCCAGCCGCGCGCGGCCATCTCCGGGCCGTAGTGCTGGCCCAGCAGGTACGGGGCGGTGAAGTTGACGGCCATGGTGCGCTCGAAGTCGTCCGCGGTGAGCTCGGCCATGGGCTTGCGGATGTTGTTGCCCGCGTCGTTGACCAGGATGTCGATGGTGCCGGCCGTCGCGCACACCCGCCGCACGTCGGCGCGGTCTCCCAGGTCGGCGCTGATCCACGACGCGGTGACGCCGTGCTCGCGCAGCCGGGTGACGGCCTTGTCCAGCTCGGCCTCCCTGCGGGCCACCACCACGACCTCGGCCCCGGCGCGCCCGATCGCCTCGGCGACGGCGTACCCGATCCCGGAGCTGCCGCCGGTCACCAGCGCCCGCCGGCCGTGAAGGGAGAACAGCTCCCGCAGATAGTCCGACATGGTCGATGAAGCTAGCACCCCGCCGCCGCCCGGCAGCCACGAGGGCCGGTGTGACCGACACCACAGCCGTCCCCGTCCCGGCGGGCCGCCGCGGCGGCGCTGAGATGCCCGTCCCCGCCCGCCGGAGCCGGAACGGCGGGCGAGGAGCGGCCGGCTCGAAGGGGAGGACCGGGCACCCGGCAGCGGGTGCCTGCAGCCGTTCCCGGGCCCGCCGCGACACCCCGGAAAGGCGCTGTGACCAGCGGCGACAGGGCTCGATGGCCGTAGGATCATGAGGTCCGGCCGCGCGGGGCGGCCCCCTGCTCTGGAGATCCCGAATGAACCGCACCATTCGCACGATCGACGACGTCCTGGCTCTCATGGACCGGATGTTCGCCTCGGACGCCGACCGGTGGACCGGCAACGCCTCCACCTGGTGGGACGGCTTCTACGCCGACCGGTCCAAGCCGGTCCCGTTCTTCGTGCCGGGGCCGGACGAGAGCCTCGTCTCCTACCTGGACCGGGGGTTGCTGCGCCCCGGGCGGGCGCTGGACCTGGGGTGCGGGCCCGGCAGGAACGCCGTCCACCTGGCGTCGCTCGGGTTCGAGGTGGACGCGGTGGACCTGTCGCCTGCCGCGGTGACGTGGGGGGAGGAACGGGCCAGGGAGGCGGGGACCAAGGTGCGCTTCGTGTGCGGCGACGCGTTCACCTCGCCGGAGGTGGCGGGGCCGTACGACCTGGTGTACGACTCCGGCTGCCTGCACCACCTGCCGCCGCACCGCCGGGTGAGCTACCGCGCGCTGCTGGAGCGGGTGCTGGCCCCGGGCGGGCACCTGGCGATCACCTGCTTCGCGGCCGGCGGCACGGGGCCGGACCAGAGCACGGGGCCGGACCAGAGCATGGGGTCGGACAAGAGCGACGAGGAGCTGTACCGCGACGGTGAGCTGCACGGCGGCCTCGCCTACACGCCCGACGAGCTGCGGTGGCTGTTCTCCGACTACACCGAGGTGGAGCTGCGGCCGATGGTGGGCCAGCCGCCGGGCGGCCCGCTGTTCGGCGCCCCCTTCCTGCTGTCGGCGCTGTTCCGCCGCGAGGACGCGGCGGCCTGACCACCTGCCGGGCCGCCGGCCGGCCGGCATGCAGTACGGTGACATGCGGCGACGTGGCGGGAACGCAGGGACAACCCGGAAACACCCGGGGGCGGATTTCGCATACTGCATTCGGTATGTATGATCACAGGCGAAGTGGAGGGGAGTACTCCTTCGCGGCCGCGTCGTCATCACGGACCCGCCTCGGGGCCCGGTGCGGTCGGTCCGCGACGCGGCGGGCGGAGAAGACCTCCGACGGACGTGTCAACGCCAAGTCGGAGGAGCACTCATGCCCCCACCTTTGTCTGTGCCTGCCTGGCTGTGGGCGGCCACCATCGCCACCCTGCTCGGGCTCATTCTCCTCGACCTGATCATCGTCAACAGGAGACCCCACAAGGTCACGATCGCCGAGTCGGCCCGGTGGATCGTCTTCTACATCGGCTGTGCCGTCGCGTTCGGCGCGGGCGTGTGGATCTTCGGTGGTGACGAGCACGCGGCCGCGTACATCACCGGTTACATCACCGAGTACACGCTGAGCGTCGACAACCTGTTCATCTTCATGCTGATCATGGCGAACTTCGCCGTGCCCGCGATCCACCAGCACCGCGTGCTGCTCATCGGGATCATGATGGCGCTGGTCATGCGCGGGATCTTCATCGGCGTGGGTGCGCAGGCCGTACAGCGGTTCAGCTGGGTGTTCTGGCTGTTCGGCGGCATTCTCATCTACACCGCGTGGAAGTTCGCCTTCAACAACAACGACGACGAGGAGTACGACCCCAACGGCGGCGTCGTACGCCTGGTCCGCAGGCTGTTCCCGGTCACCGACACCTACCACGGCTCGCGGCTGACCATCAAGCAGGACGGCCGCCGCATGCTGACCCCGATGTTCATCGTCATCATCGCCATCGGTGGCGCGGACCTGGTCTTCGCGGTCGACTCGATCCCCGCCATCTTCGGCATCACGCAGGACGCGTACCTGGTGTTCGCGGCCAACGCGTTCGCGCTGATGGGGCTGAGACAGCTGTACTTCCTGCTCGGCGGGCTGGTGGAGAAACTCGTCTACCTCACCTACGGCCTGGCGGTCATCCTGGGCTTCATCGGGGTGAAGCTCGTGCTGCACGCCCTGCACGAGAACGAGCTGCCGTTCATCAACGGCGGCGAGCACGTCACCTGGGTCCCGGAGATCAACAACTGGGTCTCGCTGGCCGTCATCGTCACCGTGCTCACCGTCACGACGGTGGCCAGCATGATCAAGTCCAGGCGTGACACCCGCCGGGCCGCGGAGCAGTCCCTTCCAGGGCAGCCCGCAACCGGGCAGCCCGCAACGGGGCAGACCGCGTCCGAGCAGTCTGTGTCCGGACAGTCTGTGTCCGGACAGTCCGTGTCCGGACAGTCCGTGTCGGGACAGGCCGTGTCGGGGCAGTCCGTGTCGGGGCAGTCCGTGTCGGAGCCAGCCGACCAGGCGAGCAACTGAAGCAGGGCAGGCTCGCCGCCGGGCGGCGAGCCTGCCTCGGACCGAGGGCCGGATGTACGCCGCGTGCCGGCCGGGGTAAGCGCGCCGAGGGGTCGTTTGCTCCGCCGGCCGTAGCCGGCCAGGGCGCTGTCAGCGGCAGGCTGACCTGCAAGAACGCGAAAAACTAACGGAGGGGTTTGCGCGCGTCGCCGCGCGGGTCTAAGCTCGAACATTGCCATTCTCAACTGCGAGCCCTCACAGACCTCCTGTTAGGAGTATACCACCGAATGACTAATCGTCAAGATGGTTTCGCGCAAGCCCTTGACACCGAGCAGCGCACCGTGTCCTGGCTCTACGAGCGGCTCGACGCCGCCAGGGACAGCGCCCAGCGCACGCTGCGCGAGGTGTACGCGAGCGGCGGCGTGGCGGTCACCCGCCAGGCGCGGGTGGAGCGCGAGGTGCTGGCCTCGGAGCAGGCGCGCCGGCTGGCGCAGCTCAACGCGGTCGAGCGGGGCCTGTGCTTCGGCCGCATCGACGACGGCTCGGGGCGCAGCACGTACATCGGCAGGATCGGGCTGCGCGACGAGGCGCACGAGTCGGCGCTGATCGACTGGCGGGCGCCGGCGGCGCGGCCGTTCTACGTGGCCACGGCCACCGACCCGGGCGGGCTGGTGCGGCGGCGCCACCTGCACCTGAAGGACCGTCTCGTCGTCGGCATCGACGACGAGGTGTTCGACCTGGAGGGGATGAGCGAGGGCGACCGGCACACGCTGGTGGGCGAGGCGGCGCTGCTGGCGGCGCTGCGCCGGGGCCGTACGGGCCGGATGGGCGACGTGGTGGCGACCATCCAGACCGAGCAGGACCGGGTGATCCGGGCCTCGCTGCAGGGGGCGCTGGTGGTGCAGGGCGGTCCCGGCACCGGCAAGACGGTGGCGGCGCTGCACCGCGCGGCGTACCTGCTCTACACCCACCGCGACACGCTGGAGCGGCGCGGCGTGCTGGTGGTCGGCCCGAACCCGATGTTCCTGCGCTACATCGGCCAGGTGCTGCCCGCGCTGGGGGAGACGCAGGTGGTGATGACCACCGTGGGGGAGATGTTCCCGGGTGTGCGGGCGGTGGCGGCCGACGAGCCGGCGGCCGCGGTGGTCAAGGGCGACGCGCGGATGGCCGGGCTGGTCGCCGCGGCGCTGGAGCTGCGCCGGCGCGTGCCGGAGGGCGAGCTGGTGGTGGAGCTGGACGGGCTGCGGCTGCGGGTACCGCACGAGACGTGCCTGCGGCTGCGCGAGCGGGCGCGCGCGGTGCGGCTGCCGCACAACATGGCCCGCAAGCTGTACGTCACCGAGCTGCTCAAGGAGCTGGCCAGGGCCGAGGCGCGGGCGCTGGAGGAGTCGCTGCACATCGAGGAGCTGGTGATCGAGGGCGAGCCGGAGCTGAGCGAGCCGCTCGACCTGGAGGGCGACCTGGACGAGCTGGACCTGGAGCTGGCCTCGCAGCGGCTGTGGGGCGAGCCGGAGGTGCGCCGCGCGGTGGAGGAGCTGTGGCCGGAGCTGACGCCGCAGGCCCTGATCGCGGGCCTGCTGTCGGATCCGGAGGCGCTGCGGCAGGCGGCGCCGCCCGGGCTGGACTGGCCGCTGCTGGTGCGCTCGCCGGACGCCGGATGGACGGTGGGGGACGTGCCGCTGCTGGACGAGGCGGCCGAGCT
This window encodes:
- a CDS encoding SDR family NAD(P)-dependent oxidoreductase; the encoded protein is MSDYLRELFSLHGRRALVTGGSSGIGYAVAEAIGRAGAEVVVVARREAELDKAVTRLREHGVTASWISADLGDRADVRRVCATAGTIDILVNDAGNNIRKPMAELTADDFERTMAVNFTAPYLLGQHYGPEMAARGWGRIINVGSQQSISAFGDSGIYGAAKAGLAGLTRSQAEAWSAAGVCVNTIIPGFVLTPLTEPAQAIPGRVEALAARHMVGRNGVPEDFAGAAVFLAGNACAFVTGQMLFVDGGFAVH
- a CDS encoding class I SAM-dependent methyltransferase, whose translation is MNRTIRTIDDVLALMDRMFASDADRWTGNASTWWDGFYADRSKPVPFFVPGPDESLVSYLDRGLLRPGRALDLGCGPGRNAVHLASLGFEVDAVDLSPAAVTWGEERAREAGTKVRFVCGDAFTSPEVAGPYDLVYDSGCLHHLPPHRRVSYRALLERVLAPGGHLAITCFAAGGTGPDQSTGPDQSMGSDKSDEELYRDGELHGGLAYTPDELRWLFSDYTEVELRPMVGQPPGGPLFGAPFLLSALFRREDAAA
- a CDS encoding pyridoxamine 5'-phosphate oxidase family protein, with the translated sequence MASWQEFETQAPELAKAARRLMDTYTHKVLATLRKDGSPRVSGIETSFRDGDLWTGSMARAVKAADLRRDPRMAIHVTSRDPGSDPSSWEGDLKLSGRAVEITDPAALAASGQHEAGSHLFRIELTEVAWTRVQGDELVIAAWREGVGEREFRRK
- a CDS encoding dihydrofolate reductase family protein codes for the protein MSAGRPFTCSVFIGVSLDGFIAREDGDLHWLTSRGEAAGGDLGYQEFIDGIDTVVMGRGTYEPGLTYDPWPHEGRHCAVLSTTLPLGADPRVTVHRDLGSLLRALEERGTKSVYVDGGQVIRTFLREGLIDELTITTVPVLIGSGLPLFGPVGRDVPLAHVSTRVFGAGVVQSTYGVVRPG
- a CDS encoding HelD family protein, with the protein product MSWLYERLDAARDSAQRTLREVYASGGVAVTRQARVEREVLASEQARRLAQLNAVERGLCFGRIDDGSGRSTYIGRIGLRDEAHESALIDWRAPAARPFYVATATDPGGLVRRRHLHLKDRLVVGIDDEVFDLEGMSEGDRHTLVGEAALLAALRRGRTGRMGDVVATIQTEQDRVIRASLQGALVVQGGPGTGKTVAALHRAAYLLYTHRDTLERRGVLVVGPNPMFLRYIGQVLPALGETQVVMTTVGEMFPGVRAVAADEPAAAVVKGDARMAGLVAAALELRRRVPEGELVVELDGLRLRVPHETCLRLRERARAVRLPHNMARKLYVTELLKELARAEARALEESLHIEELVIEGEPELSEPLDLEGDLDELDLELASQRLWGEPEVRRAVEELWPELTPQALIAGLLSDPEALRQAAPPGLDWPLLVRSPDAGWTVGDVPLLDEAAELLGEDDSARRVAARLAGEEQAEQELYAREVLDSTGVAESGLFERADVLAERHADDGLGLTTADRAAADRGWAYGHVIVDEAQELSPMAWRMIMRRVPAKSLTVVGDVAQTGSAAGARSWGEVLDPYLEGRWREERLLVNYRTPVEIMRVAADVLRAFAPGQEPPESVREGEAEPRAVRMPVSGLPELVAGELAEIGAGQEQGRVAVLTPDARHAEVARLFPAGDLDAPVVVLTVGQAKGLEFDAVVVVDPAGIIGQSPMGGQDLYVAVTRATRRLTVVHEGDLPAVLSRLA
- a CDS encoding aminoglycoside phosphotransferase family protein; this encodes MIDITADLVRALVAEQFPGWAELPVTPVTRQGWDNRTFRLGDRLAARLPSGGAYAAGVGKEDRCLPLLAGHLPLPVPAPVATGRPGAGYPFPWSVRRWLPGDTVEGAADVDRPALARDLGGFLAALRAAPVRHGPAAGAHSHRRGCHPQVLSGEVEEALRRLDGEVDAAACRAVWADAVDSAWQGAPVWFHGDVAPGNLLVRGGRLSAVIDFGTCGIGDPACDLVMAWTHFDGPERRVFREAAGLPGDAWRRARGWALWKALATMAGLSSPDPEGFQRGVLLRVLDDPVAT
- a CDS encoding TerC family protein; the protein is MPPPLSVPAWLWAATIATLLGLILLDLIIVNRRPHKVTIAESARWIVFYIGCAVAFGAGVWIFGGDEHAAAYITGYITEYTLSVDNLFIFMLIMANFAVPAIHQHRVLLIGIMMALVMRGIFIGVGAQAVQRFSWVFWLFGGILIYTAWKFAFNNNDDEEYDPNGGVVRLVRRLFPVTDTYHGSRLTIKQDGRRMLTPMFIVIIAIGGADLVFAVDSIPAIFGITQDAYLVFAANAFALMGLRQLYFLLGGLVEKLVYLTYGLAVILGFIGVKLVLHALHENELPFINGGEHVTWVPEINNWVSLAVIVTVLTVTTVASMIKSRRDTRRAAEQSLPGQPATGQPATGQTASEQSVSGQSVSGQSVSGQSVSGQAVSGQSVSGQSVSEPADQASN